A section of the Enterococcus montenegrensis genome encodes:
- a CDS encoding phage tail protein: MQFKRGQFVLNGKHSEEFNVFMRNRPISTSSGRVIELREREGNDSIVIDKAYYKNTNKKIECYYKAPTLEDVQEYEDRITAWLDMGSYSDFIAYFDLQYIYQAIVIDAPTFKGTRKTGNIVPFEFTVSVRPFKENRSGRKSLFRTSNFSLFNTEKYPSKPLIKLTGSGDASFFINDKEFKLKQLDRELIIDSKIEESYRGLDGALEHQDLVTAFLDFPELVSGRNDFRWTSNIKTFEITPRWCRKV, encoded by the coding sequence ATGCAATTTAAGAGAGGTCAGTTTGTACTTAACGGGAAACATTCTGAAGAATTCAATGTCTTTATGCGAAATCGTCCCATCTCCACTTCTTCAGGACGTGTAATTGAGCTTAGGGAACGCGAAGGAAACGACTCTATTGTTATTGATAAAGCTTATTACAAAAATACCAATAAAAAAATTGAGTGTTATTACAAAGCACCTACTTTAGAAGATGTGCAAGAATATGAAGATAGAATCACAGCTTGGCTTGATATGGGAAGTTATAGTGACTTCATTGCCTATTTTGATCTACAGTACATTTATCAAGCAATCGTGATTGATGCACCGACATTCAAAGGAACACGTAAAACAGGAAATATTGTTCCTTTTGAGTTTACTGTCAGTGTACGACCCTTTAAAGAAAATCGGTCAGGTAGAAAATCACTTTTTCGAACTTCAAACTTTTCATTATTTAATACAGAGAAGTATCCCTCTAAACCACTTATTAAATTGACTGGTTCGGGCGATGCTTCTTTTTTTATTAACGATAAAGAATTCAAACTTAAACAACTTGATCGTGAATTAATTATTGATTCAAAAATTGAAGAATCTTATCGAGGTTTAGATGGAGCATTGGAACATCAAGATCTTGTTACAGCATTTTTAGATTTTCCTGAATTAGTGTCTGGCAGAAATGATTTCCGCTGGACTAGTAATATTAAAACTTTTGAAATTACTCCAAGGTGGTGTAGAAAAGTATGA
- a CDS encoding phage holin family protein: MVIIDNGKLLIEFKNLISNGYMQLFLWMVLGDIATGICKGFFIKDSNSTKGLLGIVKHMLVVCLVIVAYPYLKIMGLENIATAFVFFYIAVYGISIVENLGQLGVPIPKWVKERLTKLKDTSDSESNKEDEKNV, translated from the coding sequence ATGGTGATTATTGACAATGGAAAATTATTAATAGAGTTCAAAAATTTGATTTCAAATGGTTATATGCAGCTTTTTTTATGGATGGTTCTTGGTGATATCGCAACTGGGATTTGTAAAGGTTTTTTTATTAAAGATAGTAATAGTACAAAGGGGTTACTGGGGATCGTTAAACATATGTTAGTTGTTTGTTTGGTTATTGTAGCTTACCCTTACTTGAAAATTATGGGGTTAGAAAATATCGCAACAGCATTTGTTTTCTTTTATATAGCTGTGTACGGTATTTCAATTGTAGAAAATCTTGGTCAATTAGGTGTTCCAATCCCAAAATGGGTGAAGGAACGATTAACTAAATTAAAAGATACATCAGATAGTGAATCAAACAAGGAGGATGAAAAAAATGTTTAA
- a CDS encoding phage baseplate upper protein codes for MSKWNVVLSTTEPHNYIGIVKVRQGNKNSEILEAQIVENGLPFDLSGCKVYFESIVGGKYPVQLASKTIDAKQGKIQYTFDEYSMQCLHRQTADFIIYKGEDIVATTQDFTYFVINAVSKTEGEMGSYWQSVEDLIEDMRDYINSGQDDFDAWFESIKEILAGIDPGGKLLLELMEARVDLQGVKHNSISERLKADFLYLQEQLTDQIENMKQAHYTLHAFDVSTLTILQDDNFSKNHETEIVNTIEEEIARGALVIANIDNSIFELEKVGELNA; via the coding sequence TTGAGTAAATGGAACGTCGTTCTTAGCACGACAGAACCACACAATTACATCGGAATTGTGAAAGTACGTCAAGGAAATAAGAATAGTGAAATTTTGGAAGCTCAAATTGTAGAAAATGGGCTTCCTTTTGATTTGTCTGGTTGTAAAGTCTACTTTGAGTCAATTGTAGGTGGGAAATATCCAGTACAGTTAGCATCTAAAACCATAGACGCGAAGCAAGGAAAAATTCAGTACACCTTTGATGAATACTCTATGCAGTGTCTGCACCGCCAAACTGCAGATTTTATTATCTACAAAGGTGAAGATATTGTTGCGACGACACAAGATTTTACCTATTTTGTCATTAATGCTGTCTCTAAAACTGAGGGTGAAATGGGATCTTACTGGCAATCTGTTGAGGATTTAATCGAGGATATGCGTGATTACATTAATTCCGGACAAGATGATTTTGATGCATGGTTTGAATCCATTAAAGAAATTCTAGCTGGTATTGATCCTGGCGGAAAATTGCTTTTGGAACTGATGGAAGCCCGGGTTGATTTACAGGGAGTCAAACACAACTCGATTTCAGAAAGATTAAAAGCCGATTTTCTATATTTACAAGAACAACTTACTGATCAAATCGAAAATATGAAACAAGCGCATTACACATTACATGCCTTTGATGTTTCGACTTTGACCATTTTACAAGATGACAATTTTTCAAAAAATCATGAAACTGAAATAGTCAACACCATTGAAGAAGAAATTGCTCGTGGTGCATTGGTGATTGCCAATATTGATAACTCAATTTTCGAGTTAGAAAAGGTAGGTGAGCTGAATGCCTGA
- a CDS encoding peptidoglycan recognition protein family protein, with protein sequence MVVSYSGIAGRRGKNPTRIVLHNDGGSQGATAAFYKSWLENHNPELGFAHEYIASDDTYQAENAGNCAWHCANAIGNRDYYGIEICQSLGSETTFKDNEQKAFKRAAQLCKQWGLNPSTAIFPLHRELSSTDCPHRSFALHGKANAAVKAYYVEQVKKYYNGGSTVKNTRARHYIHTFWYTKNSSGHKAVVEYCKKYKWSYKEYYSKDKKSVKIVIGNFAQNSTNKFDMEKWLGDKNYNYIVTTESK encoded by the coding sequence ATGGTTGTTAGTTATTCAGGCATTGCAGGAAGACGTGGAAAGAATCCAACGCGAATTGTACTTCATAATGACGGTGGTAGCCAAGGTGCTACCGCCGCTTTTTACAAGTCTTGGCTAGAAAATCATAATCCTGAACTAGGTTTTGCACACGAATATATCGCTTCTGACGATACTTATCAAGCGGAGAATGCAGGCAATTGCGCTTGGCATTGTGCGAATGCAATTGGTAATCGTGATTATTACGGCATTGAAATTTGCCAATCACTAGGCAGTGAAACAACTTTTAAAGATAATGAACAAAAAGCATTTAAGCGTGCGGCACAGTTATGTAAGCAGTGGGGATTAAATCCATCAACTGCTATTTTTCCACTGCATCGGGAGTTAAGTTCTACTGATTGCCCGCATCGTTCATTTGCGCTACATGGTAAAGCAAATGCAGCAGTTAAAGCTTATTATGTTGAGCAAGTTAAAAAATACTATAACGGAGGTAGTACAGTGAAAAATACACGAGCAAGACACTATATCCATACTTTCTGGTATACAAAAAATAGTAGTGGTCACAAAGCAGTAGTGGAGTATTGTAAAAAATATAAGTGGAGCTATAAGGAGTATTACAGCAAGGACAAGAAGAGTGTTAAAATTGTAATTGGAAATTTTGCCCAAAATTCGACTAATAAGTTCGATATGGAGAAATGGCTTGGTGACAAAAATTATAATTATATTGTTACAACTGAATCAAAATAA
- the ssb gene encoding single-stranded DNA-binding protein: MINNVVLVGRLTKDPDLKYTGNGQAVATFTLAVNRNFTNQSGEREADFINCVIWRKPAETLANYARKGTLLGVTGRIQTRNYENQQGQRVYVTEVVAENFQLLESKNSNSSQNTRDTDVSNNQTNNYTRNNQNASQMNLGVNPMNEFGATTIDINDDSLPF, encoded by the coding sequence ATGATTAACAACGTAGTTCTAGTCGGGCGTCTAACTAAAGACCCTGACCTCAAATATACAGGAAACGGTCAAGCAGTCGCGACCTTTACTTTAGCAGTAAATCGTAATTTCACGAACCAAAGCGGTGAGCGTGAAGCAGATTTTATCAATTGCGTAATCTGGCGTAAACCAGCTGAAACTTTAGCAAATTATGCCCGCAAAGGAACGCTGCTAGGTGTTACCGGCCGTATTCAAACGCGGAATTATGAAAATCAGCAAGGTCAGCGCGTATACGTGACAGAAGTTGTTGCGGAGAATTTTCAGTTGCTAGAAAGCAAGAATAGTAATTCTAGCCAAAATACACGCGATACAGACGTTTCGAATAATCAAACGAATAATTACACTCGAAACAACCAAAACGCCTCCCAGATGAATTTAGGAGTAAATCCGATGAATGAATTTGGAGCTACGACAATCGACATCAATGATGATTCACTTCCGTTTTGA
- a CDS encoding tape measure protein yields the protein MISSSVDGAINRVDTLNNSNRVFENMGFRAGETKKAMKNLEKSISGLPTPLDSAVQGMTALTATYDDIDLGQKVFSGLNNAILGFGGSTDMVNNAIMQLSQLPMDGPLDAQTWNSLRNSGLTPVLNAMAKESGMSMSAMKEAFGKGELTVEDFTKKLIDLNKNGGGGLKSLEKIAKDSTSGIKTGIANMKTAITRGVAESINKINEGLAKSGTSISDILSKVGSAFENGLKVVAKEIPPIIEGISNAFNFLSDNAEWLIPIISGVVGALTAVAAINSATNTITNITKAVGSLSTAFSFLMSPTGLIIIGIGMLVAAGVMLYKNWDTISAEAKKIWGGIADFFKVTFNNIKGWFSGLWEGAKEKASAAVEGVKNAWSNTKQWFGDLWQGIKGTASNLWQGTIDSAKLAVQGVKDAWSDTKQWFSDLWEGIKETASKLWSSFSETIMPYIRPLVDGIANAFSNVKESLTTIFSEISEIAGNAFEILKNIILAPVLFITSMISGGWEETKNNMVGIWNNIVEAAGSIWLSIKTIITTYTTMLVDSVVGIATGWYQTLVNIFNGIKDWGILKISEMVIGVKSWWTNLVTSVKTFATDLKNFAIQAFQNMKVGAIQRATDLKNGAVNAWENLKNSIKQKATDLKNGAINTWQTLKTNVINTANNLVLGAENAWEKLKRGVSNTVNRVKNIFDDLKKINLFETGKNIIDGLINGIQEKFGDLKKKVSDIAGTITSGLKNLLNIHSPSRLMRDLIGKNVVLGIIEGIDQTSPRLKNSLDNLPFENTELPTVNLKSKVENNNLANETKASGSNVGTNENQEIHLHLTVYGDMPDSVIRQMAKKMKIELARLMQNDADAVGGVI from the coding sequence ATGATTTCTAGTAGTGTTGATGGGGCTATTAATCGTGTTGATACATTAAATAATTCAAATCGTGTTTTCGAAAATATGGGTTTTAGAGCTGGGGAAACAAAGAAGGCTATGAAAAACCTTGAAAAATCAATTAGTGGATTACCGACGCCGCTGGACTCTGCTGTTCAGGGAATGACGGCACTAACCGCAACGTATGATGATATTGATTTAGGACAAAAAGTATTTTCTGGACTAAATAATGCCATTCTAGGTTTCGGAGGTTCAACTGATATGGTTAACAACGCTATCATGCAGTTATCGCAATTACCAATGGATGGACCGCTCGATGCACAGACTTGGAACTCATTACGTAATTCTGGTCTAACTCCTGTTTTAAATGCAATGGCTAAAGAATCGGGAATGAGCATGAGTGCCATGAAAGAAGCCTTTGGTAAGGGTGAATTAACAGTTGAAGATTTTACTAAAAAGTTGATAGATCTTAATAAAAATGGTGGTGGAGGTCTCAAGTCACTAGAAAAAATTGCTAAAGATTCAACTTCGGGTATAAAAACAGGTATCGCTAATATGAAAACTGCTATTACCCGTGGAGTTGCTGAATCTATCAATAAAATCAACGAAGGATTAGCAAAAAGTGGAACAAGTATTTCTGATATTTTGTCAAAAGTCGGGAGTGCTTTCGAAAATGGATTAAAAGTTGTCGCAAAAGAAATCCCACCAATTATCGAAGGGATTTCGAATGCGTTTAATTTTTTATCCGATAATGCGGAATGGTTAATTCCAATTATTTCCGGAGTCGTGGGCGCATTAACCGCAGTGGCTGCAATTAACTCAGCAACAAATACAATCACAAATATTACCAAAGCAGTGGGATCTTTATCTACTGCTTTTTCATTTTTAATGAGTCCGACAGGTCTGATTATCATCGGTATAGGAATGTTGGTTGCTGCAGGTGTGATGCTTTATAAAAATTGGGATACTATCAGCGCTGAGGCTAAGAAAATATGGGGTGGAATTGCAGACTTTTTTAAAGTCACTTTTAATAACATCAAAGGATGGTTTTCAGGTCTCTGGGAAGGCGCGAAGGAAAAAGCCTCTGCCGCAGTCGAAGGTGTTAAAAATGCTTGGTCTAATACAAAACAATGGTTTGGTGACTTATGGCAAGGGATTAAAGGTACCGCTAGTAATTTATGGCAAGGAACTATTGATTCTGCAAAATTAGCAGTTCAAGGAGTTAAGGATGCTTGGTCTGATACAAAGCAATGGTTCAGTGATTTGTGGGAAGGAATTAAAGAAACTGCAAGCAAATTGTGGTCTTCTTTTTCTGAGACGATTATGCCATATATTAGACCACTTGTTGACGGTATAGCCAATGCTTTTTCAAACGTTAAAGAAAGTTTAACTACAATATTTTCAGAAATTAGTGAAATTGCTGGAAATGCCTTTGAAATTCTTAAAAATATTATTCTCGCTCCAGTTCTTTTCATTACTTCTATGATTTCGGGGGGCTGGGAAGAGACCAAAAACAATATGGTTGGTATTTGGAATAATATAGTAGAAGCAGCAGGAAGTATCTGGCTTTCTATCAAGACAATTATTACAACATATACAACAATGTTGGTCGATTCTGTAGTTGGAATAGCTACAGGATGGTATCAAACTTTGGTTAATATTTTCAATGGTATTAAGGATTGGGGAATCTTAAAAATCTCCGAAATGGTTATAGGTGTTAAAAGTTGGTGGACTAATTTAGTAACAAGCGTTAAAACGTTTGCTACAGATTTAAAGAATTTCGCTATTCAGGCTTTTCAAAATATGAAAGTTGGTGCTATTCAACGAGCTACGGATTTAAAAAACGGTGCGGTGAATGCGTGGGAGAACTTAAAGAATAGCATTAAGCAAAAAGCTACTGATTTAAAAAATGGCGCAATTAATACCTGGCAAACATTAAAAACTAATGTAATTAATACCGCAAATAACCTCGTTTTAGGTGCTGAAAACGCATGGGAGAAATTAAAAAGAGGGGTATCAAATACTGTTAATCGTGTCAAAAATATTTTTGATGATTTGAAAAAAATCAATTTATTTGAAACTGGAAAAAATATTATTGACGGATTGATTAACGGAATCCAAGAAAAGTTTGGAGATTTAAAGAAAAAAGTCAGTGATATAGCCGGAACAATCACTAGTGGACTTAAAAATTTACTTAATATCCATTCACCTTCTAGATTGATGCGGGATTTAATTGGTAAAAATGTCGTCTTAGGTATTATTGAAGGGATTGACCAAACTAGTCCCAGGTTAAAAAATTCTTTAGATAACTTACCATTTGAAAATACTGAGTTGCCAACGGTTAACTTAAAATCAAAAGTGGAAAACAACAATTTAGCCAATGAAACGAAAGCTAGTGGTTCTAATGTGGGAACTAATGAAAATCAAGAAATCCATTTACATTTAACAGTTTATGGAGATATGCCTGATTCGGTTATTCGTCAAATGGCGAAGAAAATGAAAATAGAATTAGCTCGTTTAATGCAGAATGATGCTGATGCAGTGGGAGGGGTGATTTAA
- a CDS encoding transcriptional regulator, producing MRVSTFNYIKDILADYYRTDEYIKQREEELRYPFKEKDLNSDIRSVGVNSAVTERLAITIATDCRLCNLERNRDVIRACLERSDEQTKTIIEELYLKRRPTLTLLGVAQQLYISKNTAYRLRNSFFQLVADELGM from the coding sequence TTGAGAGTATCAACATTTAATTATATCAAAGACATTTTAGCGGACTACTACCGCACAGACGAATACATCAAGCAACGAGAAGAAGAGCTGCGATATCCGTTTAAGGAGAAAGATCTTAACTCGGATATCAGAAGTGTGGGCGTGAATAGCGCAGTGACAGAGCGACTGGCAATCACCATTGCCACAGATTGTAGGCTTTGCAACTTAGAACGCAATCGAGATGTGATCCGTGCGTGTCTGGAACGGTCGGACGAACAGACGAAGACGATCATCGAAGAGCTGTATCTCAAACGCAGACCGACGTTGACGTTGCTAGGTGTGGCACAGCAGTTGTATATCAGCAAGAATACTGCATATCGTTTGAGAAATAGTTTCTTTCAGTTAGTTGCTGACGAACTAGGAATGTAG
- a CDS encoding NUMOD4 domain-containing protein, translating into MNEVWKEITGYEGLYEISNLGRVRTAKDKTTYSEMHGKRTWKQRTLIYERAWANGYTVKPKRWVVKSKDHIGLESFVTNTIIPVWTTEEPLWMTFTDKSKAEAVATLVEGSVEEV; encoded by the coding sequence ATGAATGAAGTATGGAAAGAAATAACCGGATATGAAGGGTTATATGAAATCAGTAACTTAGGACGTGTGAGAACAGCAAAAGATAAAACAACTTATTCTGAAATGCATGGGAAAAGAACTTGGAAACAAAGAACGCTAATTTATGAACGAGCTTGGGCTAACGGCTACACCGTCAAGCCGAAGCGGTGGGTGGTTAAAAGCAAAGACCATATCGGCTTAGAATCGTTCGTTACCAATACGATCATCCCTGTTTGGACGACAGAAGAACCGCTATGGATGACGTTCACCGACAAATCCAAAGCCGAGGCAGTCGCTACGTTGGTTGAGGGGAGTGTGGAGGAAGTATGA
- a CDS encoding phage tail spike protein, with protein sequence MKPRIYEPSETDFSTNGLGILRDCSYVEIIEEANGKYELELEYPLGTRFDEYFEDDYQIKAKPNDQEEYHIFYIDDKDVDTFMDTVTVYAKSRTYRLGRRAVTKVEVDSQTAQNAMKLIENGMDKASDIRLYSDISTTSSTTFEARNVLNCIAGEQGSLLQYWGGEMKREPFKLSLLKRRGRDNVGTIRYGKDLMGLKIKLDWSGMKTRIIPYVDAQGAEGTANRIYGNVVDSPLVENYSDVRTEHIQFTEEQGAKDLNSLNKVAANYFKSINPGCDKPKISITIEFDKLIDSEEAKEFARIRNYGLFDTFHVYHKKYDIYLESKVTGIVYDTLNEKTKTLVAGDTQVAFYQQQTNQFQEKLKEYATNSYMSGFTDYVSSMITGGGQAGGHVVLWPKTQPSNILIMDTADINTAKHVIRLNKNGIAFSKNGWNGPFNSAWTIDSIFNADFIRTGTIIADVLETSFNKLGDQLRIVSGALQIINNKKKVMELTKKGMQFLSKSGEIGTIGTTDSAGNPFPKAVTPTPIEENALVIRANGSGKYILISAVQEKGFIMLGNGKTYHFGDLDIQGKLTINGREVFPGQGGGGGEGGSGEWDGTYPAGITSSADKFAWQWWVYLIARGFSKAATAGILGNIRGEVGPGMNPNTSQVGGPGFGGVQWDGSSYPLVGAPTWDGREYVQRLMAKAGITDDYTGTKAQSALIDWCCYNGQWLGRVQPTSVAEFKKITDPAQAAYVFEENFERPAVAHPERQGWATEWFNRFKDLTISKGGGAILDVAKSWLGYFYYIQLHPSSDLGDFLNPNKSGGTDCSGFVWLVLNKAGYAVPSNMQWYTGSMTADARGSKRWLREISSSEAKAGDIVIVNQGSGAGNNGHTAILTEDYHGHQTKIIEMGGMNSNGVGYGRIDLSFGYLLNGGDFCLARPIKK encoded by the coding sequence ATGAAACCAAGAATTTATGAGCCAAGTGAAACAGATTTTTCTACCAACGGACTTGGAATTTTAAGAGATTGCTCTTACGTTGAAATCATAGAAGAGGCAAACGGGAAATATGAATTAGAGTTAGAATATCCGCTTGGAACACGATTTGATGAATATTTTGAAGATGATTATCAAATCAAAGCAAAACCAAATGACCAAGAAGAATATCACATTTTTTATATAGATGATAAAGATGTCGATACATTTATGGATACTGTCACAGTCTATGCCAAGTCACGCACATATCGTCTTGGTAGACGTGCTGTAACAAAAGTGGAAGTTGATTCACAAACAGCTCAAAACGCTATGAAACTCATTGAGAACGGCATGGATAAGGCATCAGATATTCGGTTGTATTCGGATATTTCAACGACTTCTAGCACTACATTTGAGGCGCGAAATGTTTTAAATTGTATAGCCGGTGAACAAGGTTCTTTGCTGCAGTATTGGGGTGGGGAGATGAAAAGGGAGCCATTTAAATTATCACTCCTGAAACGGCGTGGACGTGATAACGTTGGTACAATTCGCTATGGCAAAGATTTAATGGGATTAAAAATAAAACTTGATTGGTCAGGGATGAAAACTCGTATTATCCCCTATGTTGATGCACAAGGAGCAGAAGGAACGGCAAATCGTATTTATGGGAACGTTGTAGATAGTCCATTAGTTGAAAATTATTCGGATGTACGCACGGAACATATTCAATTCACAGAAGAGCAAGGAGCAAAAGACTTAAATTCATTGAATAAAGTAGCTGCAAATTATTTTAAATCTATTAACCCTGGTTGTGATAAGCCAAAGATTTCAATCACAATTGAATTTGATAAGTTGATAGATAGTGAAGAAGCAAAGGAATTTGCACGAATCAGAAACTATGGACTTTTTGATACTTTCCACGTTTATCACAAAAAATATGATATCTATTTAGAATCAAAAGTTACAGGTATTGTTTATGATACATTAAATGAAAAGACCAAAACGTTAGTAGCTGGCGATACGCAAGTTGCGTTTTATCAACAACAAACGAATCAATTTCAAGAGAAATTAAAAGAGTATGCTACTAACAGTTATATGAGTGGTTTTACAGACTATGTATCGTCCATGATTACTGGTGGAGGGCAAGCAGGAGGACATGTTGTGTTGTGGCCAAAAACACAACCTTCTAATATTTTGATTATGGATACCGCTGATATCAATACAGCAAAACATGTGATCCGTTTAAACAAGAATGGCATTGCATTTTCCAAAAATGGTTGGAATGGCCCCTTTAATTCAGCATGGACGATTGATAGCATCTTTAATGCGGACTTTATTAGAACTGGGACGATAATAGCGGATGTTTTGGAAACATCATTTAACAAATTAGGCGACCAGCTTAGAATCGTTTCGGGTGCTTTACAAATTATAAATAATAAGAAAAAAGTAATGGAGTTAACCAAAAAAGGCATGCAATTTTTGAGTAAATCTGGTGAGATTGGTACGATCGGTACAACAGACTCAGCAGGTAATCCATTTCCAAAAGCTGTAACTCCAACACCTATAGAAGAAAATGCTCTGGTTATTCGCGCTAACGGTTCTGGTAAGTATATTTTGATTTCAGCCGTGCAAGAAAAAGGCTTTATAATGCTTGGAAATGGCAAAACATACCATTTTGGCGATTTAGATATCCAAGGTAAGTTGACTATTAATGGTCGAGAGGTCTTTCCTGGTCAAGGTGGGGGCGGCGGAGAAGGTGGCTCTGGAGAATGGGATGGAACGTATCCGGCTGGTATCACGAGTTCTGCTGATAAATTTGCATGGCAATGGTGGGTATATTTAATTGCCCGTGGTTTCAGTAAAGCAGCCACTGCAGGAATCCTTGGTAATATTCGAGGTGAAGTTGGTCCCGGAATGAATCCAAATACATCGCAAGTAGGTGGCCCTGGTTTCGGTGGTGTTCAGTGGGATGGATCATCTTATCCGTTAGTCGGTGCGCCTACGTGGGATGGACGCGAATATGTTCAACGCTTAATGGCCAAAGCAGGGATAACAGATGATTATACGGGAACTAAAGCACAATCAGCTCTAATTGATTGGTGTTGCTATAACGGACAATGGCTTGGCCGCGTTCAACCTACTTCTGTAGCTGAGTTTAAAAAAATTACAGATCCAGCACAAGCTGCTTATGTGTTCGAAGAAAACTTTGAACGACCAGCGGTAGCACATCCAGAACGTCAAGGCTGGGCAACGGAATGGTTTAATCGTTTTAAAGATTTGACGATTAGTAAAGGCGGTGGAGCCATATTAGATGTTGCTAAAAGCTGGCTTGGTTATTTCTACTATATTCAACTTCACCCATCTTCTGATTTGGGTGATTTTTTGAATCCCAACAAGTCAGGTGGTACAGATTGTTCAGGTTTTGTCTGGTTAGTTTTAAACAAAGCGGGTTATGCTGTACCGTCGAATATGCAATGGTATACCGGGTCAATGACAGCAGACGCTAGAGGTTCGAAACGTTGGTTGCGTGAGATTTCGTCAAGTGAAGCAAAAGCAGGTGATATTGTTATTGTCAATCAAGGCAGCGGGGCAGGAAATAACGGACATACTGCAATTCTTACAGAAGACTATCATGGCCATCAAACTAAAATTATCGAAATGGGCGGCATGAATAGTAATGGTGTTGGCTACGGGAGAATCGATTTGTCATTTGGTTATCTCCTGAATGGCGGTGACTTTTGTCTTGCACGACCAATTAAGAAATAA
- a CDS encoding XkdX family protein produces MNFPGFNEIKMWYEFGYWSNDMVKEAVVCEAITTDQFKEITGKDYVA; encoded by the coding sequence ATGAACTTTCCGGGATTTAACGAAATTAAAATGTGGTATGAGTTTGGCTATTGGTCCAATGATATGGTAAAAGAAGCGGTAGTTTGTGAGGCTATCACGACTGATCAATTTAAAGAAATTACTGGAAAAGACTATGTAGCTTAA
- a CDS encoding CHAP domain-containing protein gives MNKGLNHLQSLIGQPIGNHQCYALSAEYAGIMDGPGMGAMTKYDINHQIGNVWSAAEIGSAYDWTLYGWHVIVEPTYEQLVTGAIINWKLGARVSEDMLAPRTFGHTGVIKSLLNHQFQTYEQNAELGEIVVEYNRNFFDSSQISSICIPPDFEKGVINIE, from the coding sequence ATGAATAAAGGCTTAAATCATTTACAAAGTTTGATCGGTCAGCCTATTGGTAATCACCAATGTTATGCATTGTCTGCAGAGTACGCTGGTATTATGGACGGTCCAGGCATGGGTGCAATGACCAAATACGATATTAACCATCAAATCGGCAATGTTTGGTCAGCGGCTGAAATTGGTTCAGCTTACGATTGGACACTGTATGGTTGGCATGTAATCGTTGAACCGACGTATGAGCAACTTGTTACAGGTGCAATCATTAATTGGAAACTTGGGGCACGAGTTAGTGAAGACATGTTAGCACCTCGAACATTTGGGCATACAGGAGTCATAAAAAGTTTGCTGAATCATCAATTTCAAACTTATGAACAAAATGCAGAACTTGGTGAAATTGTTGTGGAATACAATCGGAATTTCTTTGATTCTAGTCAAATTTCTTCAATCTGTATCCCACCAGATTTTGAGAAAGGGGTGATTAATATTGAGTAA